In a genomic window of Quercus lobata isolate SW786 chromosome 4, ValleyOak3.0 Primary Assembly, whole genome shotgun sequence:
- the LOC115986191 gene encoding uncharacterized protein LOC115986191, whose amino-acid sequence MAAHRCASVMADPDSDRDSGMAESDSDCDSGMTESDSDRDSGMDDSDSDRDSGMAESDSDADDSEVELEIATAYVQLCIEYVQKYYMKRPRCTSILSGRSYVIEVLEGNPQVCYDIFRMEKAIFIHLCNELKRLHLLEEDTGWVSVEESVGTVLYIVGHNADYRVTANRFQHSLETIQRRFRRTLRAIHALGCIIIRPDVDAAELPQSLRENGKYYPWFEKCVGAIDGTHISASAPSARTTAFRDRRSDITQNVMCACNFDMRFTYVHSGWEGSANDSRVMQDALGHAEYEFPWPPRGSYYLVDSGYAIGSAFLPPHKSTRYHAQEFRGANRQPSTPQELFNYRHSSLRMVIERCFGVLKARFPVLTGMHSFSISRQRLIVTACCALHNFIRMYNRADELFHVWEGSFVRNGDANIAGVARVGSGGTEEAFNSRAQRAMSEYRDVVTAAMWADYIVQ is encoded by the exons ATGGCTGCCCACAGGTGTGCTTCAGTTATGGCCGACCCCGATTCAGATCGCGATTCAGGCATGGCTGAGTCCGATTCAGATTGTGATTCAGGCATGACTGAGTCGGATTCAGATCGCGATTCAGGCATGGATGACTCCGATTCAGATCGTGATTCAGGCATGGCTGAGTCCGATTCAGATGCAGACGATAGTGAGGTGGAGCTCGAGATTGCCACAGCCTACGTTCAGCTGTGCATAGAGTACGTGCAAAAGTACTACATGAAGCGACCTAGGTGCACTAGTATCCTGAGTGGGAGGTCATATGTGATTGAAGTACTAGAAGGAAATCCGCAAGTGTGTTATGACATATTTCGCATGGAGAAGGCCATTTTTATACACTTGTGCAATGAGTTGAAGCGGCTGCACCTATTAGAGGAGGACACTGGTTGGGTTTCAGTTGAGGAGTCCGTTGGGACAGTGCTATATATTGTCGGACACAACGCTGACTACCGGGTAACTGCCAACCGCTTCCAACATTCTCTCGAGACCATTCAAAGGCGGTTCCGGCGTACCTTGCGTGCTATCCATGCTTTGGGATGTATCATCATCCGGCCTGACGTTGATGCAGCTGAGCTCCCTCAATCACTTCGAGAGAATGGGAAATATTATCCATGGTTTGAG AAATGTGTGGGAGCTATCGATGGGACGCATATAAGTGCCTCTGCCCCATCCGCTAGGACTACCGCATTTCGAGATAGACGGAGTGATATCACCCAAAACGTGATGTGTGCATGCAACTTTGACATGCGGTTTACATATGTGCATTCGGGATGGGAAGGGAGTGCAAATGATTCACGAGTCATGCAGGATGCACTTGGACATGCCGAGTATGAGTTCCCTTGGCCGCCTAGag GATCGTACTACCTCGTTGACTCGGGATACGCTATAGGCAGTGCATTCCTCCCCCCACACAAGTCCACACGCTACCATGCCCAAGAGTTTCGGGGTGCGAACCGGCAGCCTAGTACCCCACAAGAGTTGTTCAATTATAGGCATTCCTCATTACGCATGGTGATTGAACGATGCTTTGGCGTCTTGAAGGCGAGGTTCCCTGTTTTGACTGGAATGCACTCCTTCTCTATCTCTAGGCAACGGCTGATTGTGACTGCTTGTTGTGCATTGCACAACTTTATTCGCATGTATAATCGGGCAGATGAACTGTTCCATGTGTGGGAAGGATCATTTGTGCGTAATGGAGACGCAAACATAGCAGGAGTTGCACGCGTAGGTAGTGGGGGCACTGAGGAAGCTTTTAATTCTCGGGCACAACGAGCAATGTCGGAGTATCGTGATGTGGTAACTGCTGCTATGTGGGCAGATTACATTGTTCAATGA